In Chryseobacterium lactis, a single genomic region encodes these proteins:
- a CDS encoding helix-turn-helix domain-containing protein, with protein sequence MEKSEILKSVGNKIKEIRLSKGFSQLDLVGKMEGNIDVTNISRIEQGRTNPTVYTLFRIADALEIHPKEFFDIEITEA encoded by the coding sequence TTGGAGAAATCAGAAATTTTAAAATCAGTAGGAAATAAGATTAAGGAGATAAGACTAAGTAAAGGTTTTTCTCAGCTTGATCTTGTAGGAAAAATGGAGGGTAATATTGATGTAACTAATATTTCAAGAATAGAACAAGGAAGAACTAATCCTACTGTTTATACCCTTTTCAGAATTGCAGATGCTTTGGAAATTCATCCTAAGGAATTCTTTGATATAGAAATTACAGAAGCTTAA
- a CDS encoding JAB-like toxin 1 domain-containing protein, with amino-acid sequence MKRIVLTGCVLLTGITQAQVKKTQLKPTSEKKWINPVKLTKEERSRPYMDEVLKTRDTLTPEEAERRRKNIAVGNPFKKYGYYPKIATLSKGKYLEFHDMDTVVNIGSIKYNKKTKEITEFREIDLSDPDAQPYLDTAGRWFSPDPLSEEYSSWSPYNMVMNNPISNIDPDGRQVFTDFKLLQDGTVTRVDPNDGSEKRNDDRLFATDKKGNVTNTAPVIVDKAKPNDGSIISSLATDYGLAEPRYPKGINFGRTTNPTDAANVFMFAAKNSDVEWGLEAFQVGKGVSYTVFTGHDDDSTPPNFFNQSPSKSLFNIHSHKDVNGPSPINGQTNGDYGISRGGDNYYYRTTGKTDYPSHYLYYAPSKGKSNLWMYHWRNKDIYKKDLGTSTINLKNLGK; translated from the coding sequence ATGAAAAGAATTGTACTGACTGGATGTGTACTTCTCACTGGAATTACACAGGCTCAGGTTAAGAAAACCCAACTTAAGCCAACAAGTGAAAAGAAATGGATTAATCCTGTAAAACTTACTAAAGAAGAAAGAAGTAGACCTTATATGGATGAAGTTCTTAAAACCAGAGATACTTTAACTCCAGAGGAAGCAGAAAGAAGAAGAAAGAATATTGCTGTTGGGAATCCTTTTAAAAAATATGGCTATTATCCTAAGATTGCAACACTGAGCAAAGGAAAATATCTGGAATTTCATGATATGGATACAGTAGTTAATATTGGTTCTATAAAGTACAATAAGAAAACCAAAGAGATTACAGAGTTTAGGGAGATAGATTTGAGTGACCCAGATGCACAACCCTACTTAGATACAGCAGGGAGATGGTTTTCTCCTGATCCATTGAGTGAAGAATATTCCAGTTGGTCTCCTTATAACATGGTTATGAATAATCCTATAAGTAATATTGACCCTGATGGAAGGCAGGTTTTTACTGATTTTAAACTTTTACAGGATGGTACAGTTACCAGAGTTGACCCAAATGATGGAAGTGAGAAAAGAAATGATGATAGACTATTTGCTACTGACAAAAAAGGAAATGTGACAAATACAGCTCCAGTTATAGTAGATAAAGCTAAACCAAATGATGGAAGTATTATTAGTAGCCTAGCTACTGATTATGGATTAGCTGAACCTAGATATCCTAAAGGTATTAATTTTGGAAGAACAACAAATCCTACAGATGCTGCTAATGTATTTATGTTTGCAGCTAAAAATTCTGATGTAGAATGGGGATTAGAAGCTTTTCAAGTAGGAAAGGGTGTTTCTTATACTGTATTTACAGGACATGATGATGATTCTACTCCTCCTAATTTTTTTAATCAGTCTCCTTCAAAGTCATTATTTAACATCCACTCCCACAAAGATGTTAATGGACCTTCTCCTATAAATGGACAAACTAATGGAGATTATGGTATTTCAAGAGGAGGAGATAATTATTATTATAGAACTACAGGAAAAACAGATTACCCCTCTCATTACCTATACTATGCTCCTAGCAAAGGAAAAAGTAATTTATGGATGTATCATTGGAGAAACAAAGACATATATAAAAAGGATTTAGGTACAAGTACAATTAATTTGAAAAATCTAGGAAAGTAA
- a CDS encoding tetratricopeptide repeat protein produces the protein MKKYLSHKTISFISLVFVWLSSGIVKAQNNQFYNDSYQTIDNMLNNKQKYSFKEAVFSVENAYYQGKLDTVQLNNEIRFLTKFAKTIVANRDLTYKQSDKDRVSKYAAIYSIMCQTLPIAVKDTVIQYKPFNYDFNDVFGHNDITNLFVSKLLATKKGNCNSMPYLYKILAEELGETANLALAPNHVYIKHQIKSDGWYNTELTSGMFPQDSWLMASGYIHLDAIKNGVFMKALNDKESLALCLFDLAQAYNRNFPGNDGEFVLKAVNRAIEVYPNFAKALILRAETHKEQFTKLMDKYNLKTDNPQNLKIIQQKDSTAKELMELMTQEYGHIYDIGYRQMPEEMYLDWLVSLRTERDKYENKKLMNNFTK, from the coding sequence CTACAATGATTCCTACCAGACCATTGACAATATGCTGAATAATAAGCAAAAATACAGCTTCAAAGAGGCTGTATTCAGTGTGGAAAATGCTTATTATCAGGGGAAATTAGACACAGTACAGCTCAATAATGAAATCAGGTTCTTAACAAAGTTTGCCAAAACTATTGTAGCTAACAGGGATTTAACCTACAAACAGTCTGATAAAGACAGAGTAAGCAAATATGCAGCAATATACTCTATTATGTGCCAGACTTTGCCTATTGCTGTAAAAGATACAGTAATACAGTATAAGCCTTTCAATTATGATTTTAATGATGTATTTGGGCATAATGATATTACTAATTTGTTTGTTTCAAAATTGTTGGCTACCAAGAAAGGAAATTGTAATTCTATGCCTTACCTGTATAAGATTTTGGCAGAAGAATTAGGAGAAACAGCCAATTTAGCCTTAGCTCCTAATCATGTGTACATTAAACATCAGATTAAATCTGATGGATGGTACAATACAGAGCTTACCAGTGGGATGTTCCCTCAGGATTCATGGCTCATGGCTTCTGGATATATACACCTAGATGCCATTAAAAATGGTGTGTTTATGAAGGCTTTGAATGATAAGGAAAGTTTAGCATTGTGCTTATTTGATTTAGCACAGGCTTACAATAGGAATTTCCCTGGCAATGATGGAGAATTTGTATTAAAAGCTGTAAACAGGGCAATAGAGGTTTACCCCAATTTTGCCAAAGCTCTTATTCTTAGGGCTGAAACACATAAAGAGCAGTTTACTAAGTTAATGGATAAATACAATCTCAAAACTGACAATCCACAAAACCTGAAAATAATTCAGCAGAAAGACTCTACAGCAAAGGAACTCATGGAGCTTATGACACAGGAATATGGACATATTTATGACATAGGTTACAGACAAATGCCAGAGGAAATGTATTTAGACTGGCTTGTTTCTCTTAGAACTGAGAGAGATAAATATGAGAATAAAAAATTAATGAATAACTTTACAAAATAA